The Arctopsyche grandis isolate Sample6627 chromosome 7, ASM5162203v2, whole genome shotgun sequence genome includes a window with the following:
- the Ing3 gene encoding inhibitor of growth family, member 3 isoform X1, with product MLYLEDYLEMIEHLPQEFRDRSTEIRELDLSVQNNMDALEKRVRVLFGACRRNDVSTDQANAEFAEIRRGYSKTLEDADEKVQIANELHDLVERYVRRLDTELYKFKCELEADNKGITEVLEKRSLELDAPQTIVPTTPTSHQNKDSRYRVRPEKRRDSWAGSVSSMTGNSNNRTSESGMVGCGGGGSTRSGEGRTLVAATAPLALSRTDLAIQAAVGRAVIESNTPGTYSLGHMGAGTAIAAAASQAIVATQQMQQGRRTASLKASYEAIHAGNAGVGVGISAAVLGPGELQLGRDLAGAAQQALQAVQHHDSISSLPSVASPATHSHSHSQGSSSSSNRRHKKKSSYGGSSTGSSSMIQSQQTLASSVSRSSSPTQSVGNVGVSNAAPITSMPLEESMVDGDWALDPNEPRYCVCNQVSYGDMVACDNEECPYEWFHYPCVGVTAPPKGKWYCPQCLNNMRRKGNRKN from the exons TGATCGAACATCTGCCTCAAGAGTTTCGTGATCGTTCTACGGAAATCAGGGAACTAGATCTGTCTGTTCAAA ataATATGGACGCTTTAGAAAAGAGAGTCAGAGTGCTTTTTGGCGCGTGTAGAAGAAACGACGTATCGACAGACCAAGCCAATGCTGAGTTTGCTGAAATTCGTCGTGGTTACAGTAAAACACTTGAAGATGCTGACGAGAAGGTGCAAATCGCCAACGAATTGCACGACTTAGTTGAACGTTATGTACGAAGATTAG ATACTGAGCTTTATAAATTTAAGTGCGAATTAGAAGCCGACAATAAGGGTATAACGGAAGTGCTTGAAAAGAGATCGCTCGAATTGGACGCCCCGCAAACTATAGTTCCGACTACGCCGACTTCTCACCAGAACAAAGATAGCAG ATATCGGGTGCGTCCAGAGAAGCGCAGAGACAGTTGGGCCGGAAGTGTAAGCTCCATGACCGGCAACAGTAATAACAGAACTAGCGAATCTGGCATGGTTGGCTGTGGAGGCGGGGGCAGCACTCGCAGCGGAGAAGGACGCACTTTGGTTGCAGCCACCGCACCTTTAGCACTGTCGAGAACCGATCTAGCGATACAG GCTGCTGTCGGTCGGGCCGTAATCGAAAGTAATACACCGGGCACGTATTCTTTGGGGCACATGGGAGCTGGGACCGCCATCGCTGCCGCTGCCAGTCAAGCCATTGTCGCCACTCAACAG ATGCAACAGGGTCGCCGAACTGCGTCTTTGAAGGCATCTTACGAGGCTATACATGCTGGTAATGCTGGTGTCGGAGTCGGAATTAGCGCAGCCGTGCTCGGACCCGGTGAGCTGCAGTTGGGAAGAGATTTGGCCGGAGCTGCTCAGCAAGCGCTGCAGGCTGTTCAACATCATGATAGCATATCTTCTCTTCCCTCAGTGGCATCGCCGGCTACGCACTCACACTCCCATTCACAAGGGTCATCGTCTTCCTCGAACAGGAGGCATAAAAA GAAATCTAGTTATGGAGGCTCGTCAACTGGAAGCAGTAGTATGATTCAATCACAGCAGACTCTAGCATCTTCAGTTAGTAGATCGTCATCGCCTACGCAAAG TGTGGGAAATGTTGGAGTTTCGAATGCGGCTCCGATAACTTCAATGCCTTTGGAAGAATCCATGGTGGACGGCGATTGGGCTCTCGATCCGAACGAGCCTCGTTATTGCGTTTGCAACCAGGTTTCCTATGGCGACATGGTCGCCTGCGATAACGAAGAG TGTCCGTACGAGTGGTTTCATTATCCTTGCGTCGGCGTGACAGCCCCTCCAAAGGGCAAGTGGTACTGCCCTCAATGTCTGAACAACATGCGGCGCAAAGGCAATCGAAAAAATTGA
- the Ing3 gene encoding inhibitor of growth family, member 3 isoform X2 has product MLYLEDYLEMIEHLPQEFRDRSTEIRELDLSVQNNMDALEKRVRVLFGACRRNDVSTDQANAEFAEIRRGYSKTLEDADEKVQIANELHDLVERYVRRLDTELYKFKCELEADNKGITEVLEKRSLELDAPQTIVPTTPTSHQNKDSRYRVRPEKRRDSWAGSVSSMTGNSNNRTSESGMVGCGGGGSTRSGEGRTLVAATAPLALSRTDLAIQAAVGRAVIESNTPGTYSLGHMGAGTAIAAAASQAIVATQQMQQGRRTASLKASYEAIHAGNAGVGVGISAAVLGPGELQLGRDLAGAAQQALQAVQHHDSISSLPSVASPATHSHSHSQGSSSSSNRRHKKKSSYGGSSTGSSSMIQSQQTLASSVSRSSSPTQSVRTSGFIILASA; this is encoded by the exons TGATCGAACATCTGCCTCAAGAGTTTCGTGATCGTTCTACGGAAATCAGGGAACTAGATCTGTCTGTTCAAA ataATATGGACGCTTTAGAAAAGAGAGTCAGAGTGCTTTTTGGCGCGTGTAGAAGAAACGACGTATCGACAGACCAAGCCAATGCTGAGTTTGCTGAAATTCGTCGTGGTTACAGTAAAACACTTGAAGATGCTGACGAGAAGGTGCAAATCGCCAACGAATTGCACGACTTAGTTGAACGTTATGTACGAAGATTAG ATACTGAGCTTTATAAATTTAAGTGCGAATTAGAAGCCGACAATAAGGGTATAACGGAAGTGCTTGAAAAGAGATCGCTCGAATTGGACGCCCCGCAAACTATAGTTCCGACTACGCCGACTTCTCACCAGAACAAAGATAGCAG ATATCGGGTGCGTCCAGAGAAGCGCAGAGACAGTTGGGCCGGAAGTGTAAGCTCCATGACCGGCAACAGTAATAACAGAACTAGCGAATCTGGCATGGTTGGCTGTGGAGGCGGGGGCAGCACTCGCAGCGGAGAAGGACGCACTTTGGTTGCAGCCACCGCACCTTTAGCACTGTCGAGAACCGATCTAGCGATACAG GCTGCTGTCGGTCGGGCCGTAATCGAAAGTAATACACCGGGCACGTATTCTTTGGGGCACATGGGAGCTGGGACCGCCATCGCTGCCGCTGCCAGTCAAGCCATTGTCGCCACTCAACAG ATGCAACAGGGTCGCCGAACTGCGTCTTTGAAGGCATCTTACGAGGCTATACATGCTGGTAATGCTGGTGTCGGAGTCGGAATTAGCGCAGCCGTGCTCGGACCCGGTGAGCTGCAGTTGGGAAGAGATTTGGCCGGAGCTGCTCAGCAAGCGCTGCAGGCTGTTCAACATCATGATAGCATATCTTCTCTTCCCTCAGTGGCATCGCCGGCTACGCACTCACACTCCCATTCACAAGGGTCATCGTCTTCCTCGAACAGGAGGCATAAAAA GAAATCTAGTTATGGAGGCTCGTCAACTGGAAGCAGTAGTATGATTCAATCACAGCAGACTCTAGCATCTTCAGTTAGTAGATCGTCATCGCCTACGCAAAG TGTCCGTACGAGTGGTTTCATTATCCTTGCGTCGGCGTGA